In the Deinococcus roseus genome, ATTGTCGGTCTAAATCCACATGGAGGTGGCGCATATCAGAGTGACTTTTTCATTTTACATGTTTTTGCTGCACTTTGTTTCACAGATTTTAACAAGCTGGAAAAGAAGACGTATACTGGCATAATGCTGATTTATGGAAGAAACCCAGTCTTTGAAGCCCTGCGCAACGGCGAGGTGCTGGAAGTGCTGGTGGCAAAAGGCATCGAGCCGCGCGTGGTGCGTGAACTGGAAGAATACAACCTCCCCCTCAAGTTCATTCCCCGCATCGAAATGGACCAGATGGTGGGCTCCACCCAGCACCAGGGCCTGATTGCCGAAGTGGCAGATTTGCACTTCAGTGAAGTGGATGACATTCTGGATCTGGCCGAGCAGAAGGGCGAACAGGTGTTGATGGTTTTGCTGGACGGCATCACCGACCCCAGAAACTTTGGGGCCATCATCCGCAGCGCTGAAGTGCTGGGTGCCCATGGTGTGGTGGTGGAAGAACGCCGCAGTGCTCCCCTCTCTGCCGTGGTGGCCAAGACCGCCGCAGGAGCCACCGCGTACCTGCCCATTGCCCAGGTGAAAAACATGGCCCGCTTCATCGACCAGCTCAAAGAGCATGGCGTGTGGGTGTACGGCGCAGCAGGAGAAGCCCGCATGAACATCACCCAGGTGGATTATGACCGCCCGCTGGCCCTGGTGATTGGTTCTGAGGGGGACGGAATGCGCCGTCTGGTGCGTGACAAATGCGACGAACTGGTGTCCATTCCCATCCAGGGCAAAATCCAGAGCCTGAATGCCAGTGTGGCCGCCAGCATCCTGATCTATCAGGCCGTTCAGTCCAGAGGCAAGTAACCCGTTTTGATGGCTTGCCCAGGTTCAATGTGAATCTGGGTTTTTTGTTCCAGAGGATGACCCATGACCGAAAGCGAACAGACTTTACACCCCACCATGCCTGCAGAAGACCTGGGCATTGGATCCGTGCAGGCCCAGAGAACCGAGCGTTTCCTCACCCGGGATGGACGGTTCAACACAAAACGCATCGGTCTGGGTTTTCTGAGCAGCCTGAGCCCTTTTCATTTGTTGCTGTCTTTGAGCTGGGGAAAATTCTTTGCCCTGGTGGGAAGCCTCTTTGTGGGACTCAATGTGCTGTTTGCCTTTTTCTACATGGTGTGCGGAACAGATGCCCTGCAGATGACCACCGAACACCCCATCGAAAACACTTTCTGGCGGGCTTTTTTCTTCAGCATCGAGACTTTCTCCACCATTGGGTACGGGCACATCGCACCCACCACCCTGGCAGCGCATCTGGTGTCCAGCATTGAGGCTTTTACAGGCTTGCTGGGAGCCGCACTGATCACAGGCGTGCTGTTTGCCCGGTTCTCCCGACCCACCACCCGCATCCTCTGGAGCAACAATGCCATCTTTGCACCTTACAGAGGTGGGCAGGGCCTGATGGTCCGCATGACCAACGGGGCACACAACGAACTGATCGAACTGGACGTTCAGGTGGTGCTGGTGCAATTTGAAGGGGTCAATGGGCAGCGCACACGTCGCTTTTATCCTCTCAAACTGGAAAGGAATCAGGTGGAGTTTTTCTCCCTGGCCTGGACCATTGTGCACCCCATAGACGAAGAAAGCCCTCTGTGGGGTCACAGTGAGGCCGAATTGCAGGCCAGAGACATCGAACTGCTGGTGGTGGTCCACGGCACCGACGACATGCTGGCCCAGCACATCCATGCCCGGGCCTCCTACAAAACCGAGGATTTCCGCTGGAACGTGAAATTTGCCAGCATCTATGTGCCCAACGACCACGGCGCAGTGGCCATTGATGTGCGCAAGCTCAGCGAGTTGGAAGAGGTGCGCTGAGCAATCAGTAAGCCCCGTACCGCAAAAACTCCCGCATTTTGAAAGCACAGGTGTCATCGCTGGTGATTCGAGCACTGCCCGTGATGGTCCTGAGCTTGCCCCCTTCAGAAAGGTACACCTGGGTCACGTAATACCCCTTGCCCTGGCTGTTCATGGTGTAAACAGCCATCACGGCCCACTGGTTCAGACGTGAAGTGGATTCTGTGGACACATCTTTCATTTTCTGCTGTTCCAGTGCAGACTTCAGTTTGCGACCAAATGCGTCTGCATCTTCACGGGTGGCCAGCGGCTCGAAGGGTTTGGTGTGTTGTGTCTCCCTCAGCAAACAGGACGAACCTTCACTGACCCAGACGGTGGGGGTCAGTGAGGTCCAGCCCTCCAGAGGCACATTGATGGCAGAAGCTGTGGAAAGCAGCAGAAGTCCAGTCCAGACCAGGCGTTTCATCTGCACCAAGGTACCACAGCAGAATTAATCTTTTTTGAGCGCCAGACGGATGTGCTCCAGGTGATGTCTGACATGCCATTCGTGTTTGCTGATCAGCCTCCAGATGGCCTGCTTGCCTTCTTCCGGGTGAATGAATTCCCGTTGCAGTTCAGGCATCGACACATGCTTCAGGAGGTGCAACCAGCGGTCATTGACGGCCTTGAATTGGTGCACAGCCACATCAACAGGCAAATTGTAATCCTGCAGGGCAGCCCACAACTCCTGAGGAAAAGGCTGAATGGTCGGGACATCCAGGGTCAAACCAAAACGGAAACGGTTGAACCCCTGGTCATGCGCATCGGCAATGTGAAACGCCAGTTGCCGGACGGTAAAACTGCCCTCCCGGTACTGCCTGTGCAGGTCCTGCTCGGTGAGGGGGCAGACCAGGTCATGGAAATCTCTGGAGAACCCCTGGAAAAGCTGTACATACTGGTCCAGAAGTTCCTTGGACAGTGCATCGGGGATGGATAATTTACCAACAGGGTATTGTTTGTCCATAGGTCATGGTAGCAGGAGCAGCGTGAAAAAGATCAGGGGGATGGGTCAGGGTTGCTCAGAACTGCAGGTCCGTGACCACAGGCAGGTGGTCTGACCCCGTACTTTCCTCCACCCAGGTTTTGCGGGCAACAAGGTCTGGAGAGGTCCAGATGTGGTCGATCCTCAGCACTTTGAAAGAGGCATTCCAGGTGTGTCCAAAACCCAATCCTGAATGTGCAAAAGCATTGTCAAGTTGATTTTCAAGCTGGCGGTACAGGGGTCCCAGAGGGGGCATGTTGAAATCACCACAGGCCAGAAAAAGCCGGTTTTGTTGTTTTGCATTGTTGTGGGCTTCCAGCAGAACATTCACCCCTTCCTGGCGGACATGGCTGACCTTCTGGGCACGTTCATGCATTTTGTTCCCAAACTGGGGGTCCCAGGGGGCAGCATTCAGGCGGTGCCTGTCCAGGTGGGCTGTGACCATGTGCAGCGTTTTGCCCTGAACCTGCACGGTGGCTTCCAGCTCTATGTGAGGGGTGCTGGGAAACTCCAGTTTGCGCTTCTGCACCACAGGAAAACGGCTCAGGATGACCAGTTCATCCCCCTGTGCCATCTGCCAGCGAGGGTCCTGCTTCTGCAAAGCCGCAAACAATCTGGGACCAAAACTTTTGGCTTCCTGGACACACAGCAGGTCGGGTTTCACCTGATTCACTGTGGCCAGAATGGGCTTCATGCCTGCAATTCCTCCATGCAAGTTCCAGGTCATCACCCGGAGACTTGAAGAGGGCACTGGAGCAGGCCAGTGCAGTTGCAGGCCCATCAGCAGAAAAAGCCAGACCAGCACCACTGGAACCTGCATCAGCAAGACCCTCCAGCGCTTTTTGAACAGTGCCCACAACACCACCAGCACGGTGGGAATGATGTAAACATGCTGGGGGATGGAAGCCAGAAAAGTGTAAACCCAGTGGGTTTCTGCACGGGTCTGGTGCAGGTACCACAGGATCAGCATGGGAAGTACATTCAGGAGCAAACCCAAAAACAGAAGCATTGATGTGTAAGATACACATGTTGTGTATGAATTGGGTGAACAACCCATTTGATCTTAACAACAAAAACCCTCCTCCAAGAAGGAGGAGGGTTGAAATCCCAGAAGGATTTTTAGAAGTCCATGCCACCCATGTCAGGGCCGCCAGCAGGAGCAGGAGCGCCTTTGGGCTCAGGCTTGTCGGCGATGATGGCTTCGGTGGTCAGCACCAGGCTGCCGATGGAAGCAGCATTCTGCAGTGCGGTGCGGGTCACTTTGGCGGGGTCTACGATGCCAGCGGCGATCATGTCGTCCACGAATTCACCGGTGGCGGCGTTGAAGCCGTAACGGGGTTCTTTGTTGTTCAGCACGGTGTTGACAATCACACTGCCTTCGAAGCCAGCGTTGAAGGCAATCTGGCGGGCGGGCTCTTCCAGGGCACGCAGCAGGATGCGAGCTCCAGTGGCTTCATCGCCCTGCAGGGTGTCAGCAAGTGCACGCACAGCGGGGATCACGCGCAGCAGGGTGGTGCCCCCACCGGACACGATGCCTTCTTCCACAGCACTGCGGGCGGTGGAAAGGGCGTCCTCGTAGCGGTGCTTCTTCTCTTTGAGTTCGGTTTCGGTGGCAGCACCCACACGGATCACAGCAACGCCGCCCGCCAGTTTGGCCAGACGCTCTTGCAGTTTTTCACGGGCGTAGTCGCTGTCGGTGCTGTCGAGTTCGGCCTTGATGGCATTCACGCGGGCATCGATTTCGACCTGTTTGCCATAACCATCAATGATGGTGGTGGTGTCCTTGGTGATGCGGACGCGTTTGGCGCGGCCCAGCATGTCCAGGGTGGTGCTTTCCAGCTTGTAGCCGAGTTCTTCGGAGATGACCACGCCGCCGGTCACAGCAGCGATGTCTTTCAGCATTTCTTTGCGGCGGTCACCAAAGCCGGGGGCTTTCACAGCGGCAATGTTGAGGGTTCCACGCAGTTTGTTCAGCACCAGGGTGGCCAGGGCTTCACCTTCGAGGTCTTCGGAGATGATCAGCAGGGGACGACCCGTCTGGGCAGCACGCTCCAGCACGGGCAGCAGGTCTTTCAGGGCAGAGATCTTCTTCTCATTGATGAGGATCAGGGCCTCTTCCAGAACAGCTTCCATGCTGTCAGGGCTGGTCACGAAGTAAGCAGAGATGTAGCCCTTGTCGAACTGCATGCCTTCCACAACGTCCACTTCGGTGGCCAGACCACGGGACTCCTCTACGGTGATCACGCCTTCTTTGCCCACGCGGTCCATGGCGTTGGCAATTTCTTTGCCAATTTCGGCGTCGTTGGCAGAAATGCCAGCCACTTCTTCGATGGCTTTGCTGTCTTCCACGGGCACGGCCAGACGCTGAATTTCTTCAACGGCAGCCACAACGGCTTTTTCAATGCCGCGTTTCAGGGCCAGAGGGTTGGCTCCGGCGACCACGTTGCGCAGGCCTTCTTTGATGATGGCCTGGCCCAACACGGTTGCGGTGGTGGTGCCGTCACCGGTGATGTCGTTGGTCTTGGAGGCCACTTCTTTGAGCAGTTGTGCGCCAATGTTCTCGAGTTTGTCGTCGAGTTCAATTTCTTTGGCCACGGTCACGCCGTCTTTGGTGATGGTGGGGCTGCCAAATTTCTTCTCGATCACCACGTTGCGACCACGGGGGCCAAGGGTCACTTTCACAGCGTTGGCCACAGCATTGACGCCGCGTTCCAGTGAACGGCGGGCCTGCTCATCAAAAATCAGTTGTTTGGGCATGGGTTACTCCTTTACAGCACAGAGAGAAGGTTCAGGATGAACTGAGACTCGAAACGCTTACTCAACGATGGCGAGGATGTCGCGCTCGTTCAGGATGGTGTATTCGGTGCCTTCAATTTCTAGGGTGGTGCCACCATATTTGGCGAAGACCACAACGTCCCCCTCTTTGACTTCCACGGGGACACGGGTGCCGTTGTCCAGGGTTTTGCCCTGGCCCACAGCCACGACTTTGCCGCGCACGGGCTTCTCTTTTGCACTGTCGGGAAGAACGATACCGCCACGGGTGGTGGGGGCGTCTTGCACCAATTCGATCACGACACGATCACCATAGGGTTTCAGCATGGGTGGAACCTCCAAAACAAATCTTTCTGTGAGTACGCTGGCTGTCTCTCACCTGAAAAAACCCACCGGACATGACCAGCGCATGACTCAGTTTTGCCTCAGGCTTGAGTGTCAACCAACTCCAGTAGCTATTATAACCTCACTCATTCATGTGTCAATAGCTTGAACACAAGATGTGAGTGCATTTCGCTCAAGTTTACTGATTAAGAACGGGCAGGAAGTTGCTGGTTCAATTTTTCCACAGCCTGACGGATGGTCTTCTCCACACCCTTGCCATAAGGCACCACATTGGACAGCAGCATCAGGCTCATGGAACGCGGTTGCAAGGACATCTGGTAATTGATTTCTGTCTGACCGCCCTGATACTCGAACTTGAACGTGGAACGTCCATTGAGGTCCCCTTCAATCAGCAGTTGCATTTCCCGGCCTGGACGCACATCCACCACCGTCAACATCAGGCGCAGACGGCCCCGCACCAGCATCACCTCTGCCCCGACATTTCCACCCTTGATCAGGGTGAATTCCCATCCTGCGGGCCACCACTGGTGGTAATTTTCAAAATCCATGAACGCCTCGTAGACCTTCTGAGGCGCAGATTCCACTTTGATGCGTTCTCCTGCTTCTACTTTCGCCATGTTGCACCCATCGTAGCGCAGATGAAGGGAAAGGGTGATCGGGGGTTATTGGATCTGGTACACCCGTCGGGCATTCTGCACGGTGATCTGCTCGAAGGCTGCTTCTGAAAGGTCCAGCAATTCTGCCAGAAACTGTAGGGTGTAACGGGTGTACCCTGGACGGTTGGATTTTCCACGGTGGGGCATGGGAGCCAGAAAAGGCGCGTCGGTTTCCACCAGAATGCGGTCCAGAGGCACGGCTTTTGCAGCCTCTCTGAGTTCATGGGCATTTTTATAGGTCACGTTTCCTGCGAAAGAGACATGGAAACCCAGCTCCAGACCCGCCTCAATCAGGCCCATGTGTCCGTTGCAGCAATGCAGAATCCCCTGGTTCCAGCCGGCATTCTTCAGAACCTCCGCACAATCCAGACTGGCCTGCTCCCGGTTCTGTTTGTCGCGGGTGTGAATGATGACCGGTCTGCTGGTGCGTCTGGCCCAGTCCAGTTGCCACTCGAAAGCCGCAATCTGCACTTCTTTTGGAGCCGCATCCCAGTAATAATCCAGTCCGGTCTCCCCCACTCCGACCACACTGGGATGCCTGCCCAGTTCTTCCAGGTCTGTTCGCACTTCTGGCGTGTCCTGTAAGGCATCCGTGGGATGGAGGCCCACCACCGTGGAAATCCGGGCATCCTGTTCACTGAGGGCAATCACCTTGCGGGCATGCTCGGGGTCTGCGCCAATCGCCACCACATGGGTGAGGCCCAGTTCATTCAGGGCCTGCAGGGGGTCTTCGAGGTAATCCAGATGGCAGTGGGTGTCAATCATCAGGGGTTCATTTTAAAGCAGGAAACAGCACAGGAGGGACATGCTGAACCTGAGAAGTTCACAGTAGACAGTTCACAGCAAACCCTGGAACTTCCAGACAAAATGCACCATCCAAGAAGCATGATTCGAAACTTGTTGAAGGATGTGTTGCTGTCACTCCCATTTGTGGCTTTGCTGGCTTCCCAGGGGCAGGCCCTGGACCTCAGAAACATTCAGGCTGCTGCCCTTTATTCCCAGAGCCACCGGGGCAGTGCTCTGCTGGTGCTGCAGGATGGAAAAGAGATCTTTGCAGAAGCCGAAAACCGCTTTGACCTTTCCAGAGAACACATCCTGGCCAGTGGCAGCAAGAGTTTTTCCTGCACCATCGCAGTAGCATTGCAAGCAGAGGGGAAACTGAAGCTGGATGAACCGGTCAGCCAGAGCGTTCAGGAATGGCAGCAAGATCCCCAGAAATCCAGCATCACCATCAGCCAGTTGCTGCATTTCACCAGTGGACTTCCGGGGAAAATTGGACCCAGCATCGTGCGCCTGAACAAGGACATGTATGGAACAGCCATTAACACACCGCTGGCTGCAGAGCCAGGGAAGGTGTTCATGTATGGAAATTCGCATCTGGCGGTTTTTGGAGAGGTGGTCAAGCGCAAGACCGGGCTGGATCCCGCCATATACCTGCAAAAGCACATCCTGGATCCCCTTGGGGTGAAAGCTTCATGGCAAAGGGACCAGAAAGGCAACCCCAATCTGGCAGGCAGTGCCAGCATGACCGCACGGGACTGGGCCACTTTTGGCCAGATGGTCCTGCAAAAAGGACAGTGGCATGGGAAACAGGTTCTTCCTGCACAAGAACTGCAAAAATGCTTTCAGGGCAGCGAGGCACTTTCCACTTATGGCCTGAACTGGTGGCTGAACGTCCCTTTCAATGGCACCCTGGATGCTGGCGATGAAGTGCCTGTGCAACTGGCAAAAGCAGGCAAA is a window encoding:
- a CDS encoding DinB family protein, translating into MDKQYPVGKLSIPDALSKELLDQYVQLFQGFSRDFHDLVCPLTEQDLHRQYREGSFTVRQLAFHIADAHDQGFNRFRFGLTLDVPTIQPFPQELWAALQDYNLPVDVAVHQFKAVNDRWLHLLKHVSMPELQREFIHPEEGKQAIWRLISKHEWHVRHHLEHIRLALKKD
- a CDS encoding ion channel, whose translation is MTESEQTLHPTMPAEDLGIGSVQAQRTERFLTRDGRFNTKRIGLGFLSSLSPFHLLLSLSWGKFFALVGSLFVGLNVLFAFFYMVCGTDALQMTTEHPIENTFWRAFFFSIETFSTIGYGHIAPTTLAAHLVSSIEAFTGLLGAALITGVLFARFSRPTTRILWSNNAIFAPYRGGQGLMVRMTNGAHNELIELDVQVVLVQFEGVNGQRTRRFYPLKLERNQVEFFSLAWTIVHPIDEESPLWGHSEAELQARDIELLVVVHGTDDMLAQHIHARASYKTEDFRWNVKFASIYVPNDHGAVAIDVRKLSELEEVR
- the rlmB gene encoding 23S rRNA (guanosine(2251)-2'-O)-methyltransferase RlmB — its product is MLIYGRNPVFEALRNGEVLEVLVAKGIEPRVVRELEEYNLPLKFIPRIEMDQMVGSTQHQGLIAEVADLHFSEVDDILDLAEQKGEQVLMVLLDGITDPRNFGAIIRSAEVLGAHGVVVEERRSAPLSAVVAKTAAGATAYLPIAQVKNMARFIDQLKEHGVWVYGAAGEARMNITQVDYDRPLALVIGSEGDGMRRLVRDKCDELVSIPIQGKIQSLNASVAASILIYQAVQSRGK
- a CDS encoding TatD family hydrolase produces the protein MIDTHCHLDYLEDPLQALNELGLTHVVAIGADPEHARKVIALSEQDARISTVVGLHPTDALQDTPEVRTDLEELGRHPSVVGVGETGLDYYWDAAPKEVQIAAFEWQLDWARRTSRPVIIHTRDKQNREQASLDCAEVLKNAGWNQGILHCCNGHMGLIEAGLELGFHVSFAGNVTYKNAHELREAAKAVPLDRILVETDAPFLAPMPHRGKSNRPGYTRYTLQFLAELLDLSEAAFEQITVQNARRVYQIQ
- a CDS encoding serine hydrolase domain-containing protein; translated protein: MIRNLLKDVLLSLPFVALLASQGQALDLRNIQAAALYSQSHRGSALLVLQDGKEIFAEAENRFDLSREHILASGSKSFSCTIAVALQAEGKLKLDEPVSQSVQEWQQDPQKSSITISQLLHFTSGLPGKIGPSIVRLNKDMYGTAINTPLAAEPGKVFMYGNSHLAVFGEVVKRKTGLDPAIYLQKHILDPLGVKASWQRDQKGNPNLAGSASMTARDWATFGQMVLQKGQWHGKQVLPAQELQKCFQGSEALSTYGLNWWLNVPFNGTLDAGDEVPVQLAKAGKDQQQIAPSAPQNVVMAAGAFNQRLYLLPDEHVVVVRFGEGGDWSDEAFLKLLLGK
- a CDS encoding endonuclease/exonuclease/phosphatase family protein — translated: MLILWYLHQTRAETHWVYTFLASIPQHVYIIPTVLVVLWALFKKRWRVLLMQVPVVLVWLFLLMGLQLHWPAPVPSSSLRVMTWNLHGGIAGMKPILATVNQVKPDLLCVQEAKSFGPRLFAALQKQDPRWQMAQGDELVILSRFPVVQKRKLEFPSTPHIELEATVQVQGKTLHMVTAHLDRHRLNAAPWDPQFGNKMHERAQKVSHVRQEGVNVLLEAHNNAKQQNRLFLACGDFNMPPLGPLYRQLENQLDNAFAHSGLGFGHTWNASFKVLRIDHIWTSPDLVARKTWVEESTGSDHLPVVTDLQF
- the groL gene encoding chaperonin GroEL (60 kDa chaperone family; promotes refolding of misfolded polypeptides especially under stressful conditions; forms two stacked rings of heptamers to form a barrel-shaped 14mer; ends can be capped by GroES; misfolded proteins enter the barrel where they are refolded when GroES binds), with protein sequence MPKQLIFDEQARRSLERGVNAVANAVKVTLGPRGRNVVIEKKFGSPTITKDGVTVAKEIELDDKLENIGAQLLKEVASKTNDITGDGTTTATVLGQAIIKEGLRNVVAGANPLALKRGIEKAVVAAVEEIQRLAVPVEDSKAIEEVAGISANDAEIGKEIANAMDRVGKEGVITVEESRGLATEVDVVEGMQFDKGYISAYFVTSPDSMEAVLEEALILINEKKISALKDLLPVLERAAQTGRPLLIISEDLEGEALATLVLNKLRGTLNIAAVKAPGFGDRRKEMLKDIAAVTGGVVISEELGYKLESTTLDMLGRAKRVRITKDTTTIIDGYGKQVEIDARVNAIKAELDSTDSDYAREKLQERLAKLAGGVAVIRVGAATETELKEKKHRYEDALSTARSAVEEGIVSGGGTTLLRVIPAVRALADTLQGDEATGARILLRALEEPARQIAFNAGFEGSVIVNTVLNNKEPRYGFNAATGEFVDDMIAAGIVDPAKVTRTALQNAASIGSLVLTTEAIIADKPEPKGAPAPAGGPDMGGMDF
- the groES gene encoding co-chaperone GroES, with protein sequence MLKPYGDRVVIELVQDAPTTRGGIVLPDSAKEKPVRGKVVAVGQGKTLDNGTRVPVEVKEGDVVVFAKYGGTTLEIEGTEYTILNERDILAIVE
- a CDS encoding SRPBCC family protein — protein: MAKVEAGERIKVESAPQKVYEAFMDFENYHQWWPAGWEFTLIKGGNVGAEVMLVRGRLRLMLTVVDVRPGREMQLLIEGDLNGRSTFKFEYQGGQTEINYQMSLQPRSMSLMLLSNVVPYGKGVEKTIRQAVEKLNQQLPARS